In a genomic window of Streptomyces koelreuteriae:
- a CDS encoding 6-pyruvoyl trahydropterin synthase family protein — protein sequence MFSITVRDHIMIAHSFRGDVFGPAQRLHGATFLVDATFRREALDEDNIVVDIGLATQELGAVVSELNYRNLDNEPDFAGVNTSTEFLAKVIADRLAERIHKGALGEGAKGIAGLSVTLHESHIAWASYERAL from the coding sequence TTGTTCAGCATCACCGTCCGCGATCACATCATGATCGCCCACAGCTTCCGTGGCGACGTCTTCGGACCGGCGCAGCGCCTGCACGGGGCCACATTTCTCGTGGACGCCACGTTCCGGCGCGAAGCGCTGGACGAGGACAACATCGTCGTCGACATCGGGCTGGCCACCCAGGAACTCGGAGCCGTTGTCAGCGAGCTGAACTACCGCAACCTCGACAACGAACCCGACTTCGCCGGGGTCAACACCTCGACGGAGTTCCTCGCCAAGGTCATCGCCGACCGGCTCGCCGAGCGCATTCACAAGGGCGCGCTGGGCGAGGGGGCCAAGGGCATCGCGGGCCTGTCCGTCACCCTGCACGAGTCGCACATCGCCTGGGCGAGTTACGAGCGTGCGCTGTGA
- a CDS encoding winged helix-turn-helix transcriptional regulator, whose protein sequence is MVTKQELSGLPEDADLRRADSLAREIFSDVANKWALLIIEALGERTLRFSELRDEVEGVSHKMLTQNLRMLERNGLVDRKVHPTVPPKVEYTLTEPGRALRATVDLLCGWTQQHLGHIEAARGRFDA, encoded by the coding sequence ATGGTGACCAAGCAGGAGTTGAGCGGTCTGCCCGAGGACGCGGATCTGCGGCGGGCGGACTCACTGGCGCGTGAGATCTTCTCGGACGTCGCCAACAAATGGGCCCTGCTGATCATCGAAGCCCTCGGCGAACGCACCCTGCGCTTCAGCGAGTTGCGCGACGAGGTCGAGGGCGTCAGTCACAAGATGCTCACCCAGAACCTGCGGATGCTGGAGCGCAACGGCCTGGTCGACCGGAAGGTGCACCCCACCGTGCCGCCGAAGGTCGAGTACACGCTCACCGAGCCGGGCCGGGCCCTGCGGGCCACGGTCGACCTGCTCTGCGGCTGGACCCAGCAGCACCTCGGTCATATCGAGGCGGCGCGAGGGCGGTTCGACGCCTGA
- the fusA gene encoding elongation factor G produces the protein MRTHHNPLAVVRNLGILAHVDAGKTTVTERILFATGTTHKRGEVHDGTTVTDFDPQERDRGITIFAAAVSCAWDGHRINLIDTPGHVDFADEVERALRVLDGAVAVFDAVAGVEPQSESVWRQADRHGVPRIAFVNKMDRAGADLDAAVASIRERLHPAPLVVQMPVGAEDTFTGVVDLVRLRALLWTDGDTCEAAPVPDDLRDDALARRRALEEAVAELHPGALEEFCDTGTLGERTLSSALRDLTRDGDGVVVLCGSAYRNRGVEPLLDAVVAYLPSPLDVPPVRGTDDGEERERPADPAAPPAALAFKVHATPTGRLTYLRIYSGTIEKGDTLWDATARRTERIGRILRVQADRHAPLDRAVAGDIVAVVGLKSARAGSTLCAPDAPLVLEPPGVPEPVVSVAVESRRTGDTDRLASGLARLTEEDPSLVVRTDPETGQTVLSGMGELHLEVAVEKLRRELGLDVNIGRPRVSYRETVGRGVSGLAFRHVKQDGGAGQFAHVVLDVEPSDDGFAFRSAVVGGRVPQEYVRAVEAGCRDALAEGPLGGHPVTGLRVTLTDGATHVKDSSDTAFRTVGRLGLREALRACAMVLLEPVVEVTVTVPEDAVGGVLGDLAARRGRVTGSATRANAAIVTATVPLAELFGYATRLRSRTQGRGTFTARPTGYAAAPVVTAVR, from the coding sequence GTGCGCACCCACCACAACCCGCTCGCCGTCGTCCGCAACCTCGGCATCCTCGCCCACGTCGACGCCGGCAAGACCACCGTCACCGAACGGATCCTGTTCGCCACCGGAACCACGCACAAGCGCGGCGAGGTCCACGACGGCACGACCGTCACCGACTTCGACCCGCAGGAGCGGGACCGGGGCATCACCATCTTCGCCGCGGCGGTGAGCTGCGCCTGGGACGGTCACCGGATCAACCTGATCGACACCCCGGGGCATGTCGACTTCGCCGACGAGGTGGAGCGTGCGCTGCGGGTGCTCGACGGCGCGGTGGCCGTGTTCGACGCGGTCGCCGGGGTGGAGCCGCAGAGCGAGTCGGTGTGGCGGCAGGCCGACCGGCACGGCGTACCGAGGATCGCGTTCGTCAACAAGATGGACCGCGCCGGAGCCGACCTCGACGCGGCCGTGGCATCGATCCGGGAGCGGCTGCACCCGGCACCGCTGGTCGTGCAGATGCCGGTCGGCGCCGAGGACACCTTCACCGGCGTCGTCGACCTCGTCCGCCTGCGCGCGCTGCTGTGGACCGACGGTGACACCTGCGAGGCGGCACCGGTCCCGGACGACCTCCGGGACGACGCCCTGGCACGCCGCCGGGCGCTGGAGGAAGCCGTGGCGGAACTCCATCCGGGCGCACTGGAGGAGTTCTGCGACACGGGCACGCTCGGCGAGCGGACCCTCTCCTCGGCGCTGCGGGACCTGACCAGGGACGGCGACGGCGTGGTCGTGCTGTGCGGTTCCGCGTACCGCAACCGCGGTGTCGAGCCGCTGCTCGACGCGGTCGTGGCGTATCTGCCGTCGCCGCTGGACGTGCCGCCGGTCCGCGGCACCGACGACGGTGAGGAGCGGGAACGGCCCGCCGACCCCGCAGCGCCACCGGCCGCCCTCGCCTTCAAGGTGCACGCCACCCCGACGGGCCGGCTGACCTACCTGCGGATCTACTCGGGAACGATCGAGAAGGGAGACACCCTGTGGGACGCGACCGCGCGGCGCACCGAGCGGATCGGCCGGATCCTGCGCGTGCAGGCGGACCGGCACGCACCGCTGGACCGAGCCGTGGCCGGCGACATCGTCGCCGTCGTCGGGCTGAAGTCCGCCCGCGCCGGCTCGACGCTGTGCGCGCCGGACGCCCCGCTGGTATTGGAGCCTCCGGGCGTGCCCGAGCCGGTGGTCTCGGTCGCGGTCGAGTCCCGCAGGACCGGCGACACGGACCGGCTGGCCTCCGGGCTCGCACGGCTGACCGAGGAGGATCCCTCCCTGGTCGTGCGGACCGACCCGGAGACCGGGCAGACGGTGCTGTCGGGCATGGGTGAACTGCACCTGGAGGTGGCGGTGGAGAAACTCCGGCGCGAGCTGGGACTGGACGTCAACATCGGCCGTCCCCGGGTCAGTTATCGCGAGACGGTGGGCCGGGGCGTGTCCGGACTGGCGTTCCGGCACGTCAAACAGGACGGTGGGGCGGGCCAGTTCGCCCACGTCGTCCTCGACGTGGAGCCATCTGACGACGGCTTCGCCTTCCGCTCGGCGGTCGTCGGCGGGCGGGTGCCGCAGGAGTACGTCCGTGCGGTCGAGGCCGGCTGCCGCGACGCCCTCGCCGAAGGGCCGCTCGGCGGTCACCCGGTGACCGGGCTGCGCGTCACGCTCACCGACGGGGCGACCCATGTGAAGGACTCCTCGGACACGGCGTTCCGCACGGTCGGCCGCCTCGGCCTCCGCGAGGCCCTGCGCGCCTGCGCGATGGTCCTGCTGGAACCGGTCGTCGAGGTCACGGTCACCGTGCCCGAGGACGCGGTGGGCGGCGTACTCGGCGACCTCGCCGCCCGACGCGGCCGCGTGACCGGCTCGGCCACCCGGGCGAACGCGGCGATCGTCACCGCGACGGTGCCGCTGGCCGAACTCTTCGGCTACGCGACCCGGTTGCGCAGCCGCACCCAGGGGCGCGGCACGTTCACGGCACGGCCGACCGGGTATGCGGCGGCGCCGGTTGTGACGGCGGTGCGGTAG
- a CDS encoding CDP-alcohol phosphatidyltransferase family protein — MALNNTYDARLVQQETALGAGVQVLLLALIGTAIGMGPAGWLTGLAFALATWAVLSRALHRSRLRSFGAANRVTLGRATLVGGVTALVADSFQSSPPVSLFVGLTAVALILDGVDGKVARRTGTSTALGARFDMEVDAFLILVLSVYVSMELGPWVLLIGGMRYVFVAAARVWPWLTAALPPSTGRKTVAALQGVLLLVAGADLLPYAGNFGVAALALGLLVWSFGRDVLWLYRTSRIEETPAGRQVRELVAS, encoded by the coding sequence GTGGCCCTGAACAACACTTACGACGCTAGGCTCGTCCAGCAGGAGACCGCCCTGGGGGCGGGAGTGCAGGTCCTGCTGCTCGCCCTGATCGGTACGGCGATCGGGATGGGCCCGGCGGGCTGGCTGACCGGCCTCGCGTTCGCCCTCGCCACCTGGGCGGTGCTCTCCCGGGCCCTGCACCGCTCACGGCTGCGCTCCTTCGGCGCGGCGAACCGGGTCACCCTCGGCCGTGCCACCCTCGTCGGCGGGGTCACCGCGCTCGTCGCGGACTCCTTCCAGAGTTCGCCGCCCGTGTCGTTGTTCGTCGGTCTGACGGCGGTCGCCCTGATCCTCGACGGCGTCGACGGCAAGGTGGCCCGCCGCACCGGCACCTCGACGGCGCTGGGCGCGCGCTTCGACATGGAGGTCGACGCGTTCCTGATCCTGGTGCTGAGCGTGTACGTGTCGATGGAGCTGGGCCCGTGGGTGCTGCTCATCGGCGGTATGCGCTACGTCTTCGTCGCCGCCGCGCGGGTCTGGCCCTGGCTGACCGCCGCCCTCCCGCCGAGCACCGGCCGCAAGACGGTGGCCGCGCTCCAGGGTGTGCTGCTGCTGGTGGCGGGCGCCGATCTGCTGCCGTACGCGGGCAACTTCGGGGTCGCCGCTCTGGCCCTGGGCCTGCTGGTGTGGTCGTTCGGGCGGGACGTGCTGTGGCTGTACCGGACCTCGCGGATCGAGGAGACCCCGGCCGGGCGGCAGGTGCGGGAACTGGTCGCGAGCTGA
- a CDS encoding RidA family protein codes for MTTPDVYDHAIPAETYFGYAQAIRSGDLIHVSGQLAFDEAGDFHPEDDAAGQLELTYVNIDKVLAHYGVTRNQVVSQTLYAVDLVRHAEVVAKANRAYFGSHRPVATALGVTELTFPGQLVEISCVIDTKLPA; via the coding sequence GTGACGACTCCCGATGTCTACGACCACGCCATCCCGGCCGAGACCTACTTCGGCTATGCGCAGGCGATCAGGTCCGGCGACCTGATCCATGTCTCCGGGCAGCTCGCGTTCGACGAGGCGGGCGACTTCCACCCCGAGGACGACGCGGCCGGCCAGCTCGAGCTGACCTACGTCAACATCGACAAGGTCCTGGCCCACTACGGCGTCACACGCAACCAGGTCGTCTCGCAGACGCTGTACGCGGTGGACCTGGTGCGCCACGCCGAGGTGGTGGCGAAGGCCAACCGGGCGTACTTCGGCAGCCACCGCCCGGTCGCCACGGCCCTCGGCGTCACCGAGCTGACCTTTCCCGGGCAGTTGGTCGAGATCAGCTGTGTGATCGACACCAAGCTGCCCGCGTGA
- a CDS encoding YceI family protein, with protein MALALLRRRRLKGASAAAAGLALPLPSGAGAVAREVVDPMGSPLAAADVTVTALDTHRVAARGTTDPYGYFLAALPPGRYSLMVAAEGLRPHRETIEVGTGTPTPTERVWLQPAEALQLPAPGTWLFDPPHTAIRFIAKHVGMANVHGRFERFDGGIMVSQDMTESRVSVRIDASSITTGNTTRDNHLRSADFLDVERFPYIDFNSTRFAYRGGSKWSLLGSLTMHGVSRSVSLDTTYLGTVNGGYGQELRCAALATAELHREDYTLNWRTMLARGIAVVGPTVQLELDVQAMYRTHDTPTPPE; from the coding sequence ATGGCCCTCGCACTGCTCCGGCGCCGGCGGCTCAAGGGCGCCTCCGCCGCGGCGGCGGGCCTCGCGCTCCCCCTTCCCTCCGGCGCGGGTGCCGTGGCCCGTGAGGTCGTGGACCCGATGGGCTCCCCCCTGGCGGCCGCGGACGTCACCGTCACCGCCCTGGACACCCACCGGGTGGCCGCCCGCGGGACGACCGACCCGTACGGCTACTTCCTCGCCGCGCTGCCGCCCGGCCGGTACAGCCTGATGGTCGCGGCGGAGGGCCTGCGGCCGCACCGCGAGACGATCGAGGTCGGCACCGGTACGCCGACGCCCACCGAGCGCGTCTGGCTGCAGCCGGCCGAGGCGCTCCAGCTGCCGGCGCCCGGAACGTGGCTCTTCGACCCGCCGCACACCGCGATCCGGTTCATCGCCAAGCACGTCGGCATGGCGAACGTCCACGGCCGGTTCGAACGCTTCGACGGCGGGATCATGGTCTCCCAGGACATGACCGAGTCCCGGGTGTCCGTCCGTATCGACGCCTCCAGCATCACTACCGGCAACACCACCCGCGACAATCATCTGCGGTCCGCCGACTTCCTCGACGTCGAACGCTTCCCGTACATCGACTTCAACAGCACCCGCTTCGCCTACCGCGGCGGCAGCAAGTGGTCCCTGCTGGGTTCCCTCACGATGCACGGCGTGAGCCGCTCCGTCTCGCTCGACACGACGTACCTCGGCACGGTCAACGGCGGCTACGGGCAGGAGCTGCGCTGCGCGGCCCTGGCGACGGCGGAACTGCATCGCGAGGACTACACCCTCAACTGGCGCACCATGCTGGCCCGGGGCATCGCGGTGGTCGGGCCGACGGTCCAACTGGAGCTGGACGTCCAGGCGATGTACCGGACCCACGACACCCCGACCCCGCCGGAATAA
- a CDS encoding glycosyltransferase family 4 protein, translating into MTDTTIERPGQTGPARLNYVPVQHAALKNAEIIPMSLRTVHFVLPGGIDDPAAPSGGNAYDRRVCLDLPGFGWQVTKHAVAGDWPRPGAAARTELARALSALPDGAVVLLDGLVACGVPEIVVPEAERLRMAVLVHLPLGDETGLDPVVAAELDAKERAVLRAVPSVIATSDWAVRRLVSHHGLPPERVHVAAPGADIAPLAPGTDGVSRLLCVAAVTPRKGQHRLVEALAAVKDLRWSCVFVGSLTQEPEYVAHLRSLIAEHGLEDRLELAGPKSGATLDASYATADLMVLTSYAETYGMAVTEALARGIPVMATDVGGLPEAVGRAPDGGVPGILVPPENPAAIAAELRGWFGEADVRRRLKAAARSRRASLDGWATTAQSLAAVLRRLPNEPRRAA; encoded by the coding sequence GTGACCGACACGACCATCGAGCGGCCCGGCCAGACCGGACCGGCGCGCCTGAACTATGTTCCGGTGCAGCACGCCGCCCTGAAGAACGCCGAGATCATCCCCATGTCCCTGCGCACCGTGCACTTCGTGCTCCCGGGCGGCATCGACGACCCGGCGGCACCCAGCGGCGGCAACGCCTACGACCGGCGAGTCTGCCTGGACCTGCCCGGCTTCGGCTGGCAGGTCACCAAGCACGCCGTCGCCGGTGACTGGCCCCGCCCGGGAGCCGCGGCCCGTACGGAACTGGCCCGCGCCCTGAGCGCACTGCCGGACGGCGCCGTCGTCCTGCTCGACGGCCTGGTGGCCTGCGGCGTCCCGGAGATCGTCGTCCCGGAGGCGGAACGGCTGCGCATGGCCGTCCTCGTCCATCTCCCGCTCGGCGACGAGACCGGGCTCGACCCGGTCGTGGCCGCCGAACTGGACGCCAAGGAGCGGGCGGTGCTGCGGGCCGTGCCGTCGGTCATCGCCACCAGCGACTGGGCGGTCCGCCGTCTGGTCTCCCACCACGGCCTGCCCCCGGAGCGCGTCCACGTCGCCGCCCCGGGCGCCGACATCGCGCCCCTCGCACCCGGCACCGACGGTGTCTCGCGACTGCTGTGCGTCGCCGCCGTGACCCCGCGCAAGGGCCAGCACCGGCTGGTGGAGGCACTGGCGGCGGTAAAGGACCTGCGGTGGAGCTGCGTCTTCGTCGGCAGCCTCACCCAGGAGCCCGAGTACGTCGCCCACTTGCGGTCCCTCATCGCCGAGCACGGCCTGGAGGACCGGCTGGAGCTGGCGGGCCCGAAGTCCGGCGCCACCCTCGACGCCAGTTACGCCACCGCCGACCTGATGGTCCTCACCTCCTACGCCGAGACCTACGGCATGGCCGTCACCGAGGCACTGGCCCGGGGCATCCCGGTCATGGCCACGGACGTCGGCGGGCTCCCCGAGGCGGTCGGCCGCGCCCCCGACGGCGGCGTGCCCGGCATCCTCGTCCCGCCGGAGAACCCCGCCGCCATCGCCGCCGAACTGCGCGGCTGGTTCGGCGAGGCGGACGTACGGCGTCGCCTCAAGGCCGCCGCCCGCAGCCGCCGCGCCTCCCTCGACGGCTGGGCCACGACCGCACAGAGCCTGGCGGCGGTACTGCGCCGGCTTCCGAACGAACCCCGGAGGGCCGCATGA
- a CDS encoding ABC transporter substrate-binding protein, with translation MQVRPHSIKSRPRFLAALVLVPCLAGCFASPGGESSSNGGQSGSRLRVALAFPPAENFSPYGADATLLSRLGVTEGLTALDANGAAAPALAESWRREDDRTWRFTLREATFQDGADVTPSAVAAALTRATKAKPAPAALAGVSFEAKADGDRGLRITTAAADPVLPMRLSSPSLAILSPKAYGEKGNPDPVGTATGPFEIAKVNGGGSATLDRFDDYWGGRAQASGIDARFIKDGTARANAVRTGDIDIAEAIPVAQAATLDKATLKEAGTARTTSLQLNTKTGPFKDPKLRAAAREAVNSSTIVKGVFEGYADPGAGIFGPAVTWAESKRVKPTGRADAAEPDGEQIALATYDNRPELPETAQVVQQQLQKAGFKVKLEVREYSRLESDALAGKFDAFIGARNSLLDTGDPVGVLGSDYTCDGSYNLALLCDKGVDRAVTKADGTDGTGERQDAAMAAEAAILGTDAVVPLAHQQIIVGVSTKVQGVVLDPYERTLVGIGTRR, from the coding sequence GTGCAAGTGCGTCCCCACAGCATCAAGAGCCGTCCCCGGTTCCTCGCCGCCCTCGTCCTCGTCCCGTGCCTGGCCGGCTGCTTCGCCTCCCCGGGAGGGGAGTCGTCGTCGAACGGCGGGCAGTCGGGCTCCCGGCTGCGTGTCGCCCTCGCCTTCCCGCCCGCCGAGAACTTCTCGCCGTACGGGGCCGACGCCACGCTCCTCAGCCGCCTCGGCGTCACCGAGGGGCTGACCGCTCTCGACGCCAACGGCGCCGCGGCCCCCGCGCTCGCCGAGTCCTGGCGCCGGGAGGACGACCGCACCTGGCGGTTCACCCTGCGTGAGGCCACCTTCCAGGACGGCGCGGACGTCACCCCGTCCGCCGTGGCCGCGGCGCTCACCCGCGCCACGAAGGCGAAGCCCGCTCCCGCCGCCCTCGCCGGTGTCTCGTTCGAGGCGAAGGCCGACGGCGACCGCGGTCTGCGCATCACCACGGCCGCCGCCGACCCCGTCCTGCCCATGCGGCTGTCCAGCCCGAGCCTCGCGATCCTCTCCCCGAAGGCGTACGGCGAGAAGGGCAACCCCGACCCGGTCGGAACCGCCACCGGGCCCTTCGAGATCGCCAAGGTCAACGGCGGCGGGTCCGCCACCCTCGACCGGTTCGACGACTACTGGGGCGGCCGCGCCCAGGCCTCCGGCATCGACGCCCGCTTCATCAAGGACGGCACCGCACGCGCCAACGCGGTCCGCACCGGCGACATCGACATCGCCGAGGCGATCCCCGTCGCCCAGGCCGCCACCCTCGACAAGGCGACCCTGAAGGAAGCCGGCACCGCGCGCACCACCAGCCTGCAGCTCAACACCAAGACCGGGCCCTTCAAGGACCCGAAGCTGCGCGCCGCCGCCCGTGAGGCGGTCAACTCCTCCACCATCGTCAAGGGCGTCTTCGAGGGGTACGCCGACCCGGGCGCGGGCATCTTCGGCCCCGCCGTCACCTGGGCCGAGAGCAAGCGGGTGAAGCCGACCGGGCGCGCGGACGCCGCCGAGCCCGACGGTGAGCAGATCGCCCTCGCCACCTACGACAACCGGCCCGAGCTGCCCGAGACCGCCCAGGTGGTGCAACAGCAGCTTCAGAAGGCCGGCTTCAAGGTGAAGCTGGAGGTGCGCGAGTACTCACGGCTGGAGAGCGACGCCCTCGCCGGGAAGTTCGACGCCTTCATCGGCGCCCGCAACAGCCTCCTCGACACCGGCGACCCCGTCGGCGTCCTCGGCAGCGACTACACCTGCGACGGCAGCTACAACCTGGCCCTGCTGTGCGACAAGGGTGTCGACCGCGCGGTCACCAAGGCCGACGGGACCGACGGCACCGGTGAGCGGCAGGACGCCGCCATGGCCGCCGAGGCCGCGATCCTCGGCACCGACGCCGTCGTGCCGCTGGCCCACCAGCAGATCATCGTCGGCGTCTCCACCAAGGTCCAGGGCGTCGTCCTCGACCCGTACGAGCGGACGCTGGTGGGTATCGGGACCCGTCGCTGA
- a CDS encoding ATP-binding protein — protein MRIAFVGKGGSGKTTLSALFSRHLARSGAPVLAIDGDINQHLAEALGGLEKSAPPLGAHLSSIKDLLRGTNPRVPSPEAMIKTTPPGRGSRLLRPLGDDELHTRHVGRAGGVPLMVTGEFDESDLGVACYHSKLGAVELYLGHLLDGPGEYVVVDMTAGADAFASGLFTRFDLTFLVAEPTRKGVSVYRQYRDHAREFGIRVAVVGNKVTCEEDLLFLKEEVGDDLLTHLNHSPWVRAAEQGRAQDDPDPLASLEPHNRHALSLLHEAVDSHPRDWDRLHRHAVEFHLRNVRAWADARTGEDLAAQVDPDFVPGPAALS, from the coding sequence GTGAGGATCGCGTTCGTCGGCAAGGGCGGCAGCGGCAAGACCACGCTGTCGGCACTCTTCTCCCGCCACCTGGCGCGCTCCGGCGCCCCGGTCCTCGCCATCGACGGCGACATCAACCAGCACCTGGCCGAGGCGCTCGGCGGGCTGGAGAAGTCCGCCCCTCCCCTGGGCGCCCACCTGTCCTCCATCAAGGACCTGCTGCGCGGCACGAACCCCCGCGTCCCCTCCCCCGAGGCGATGATCAAGACCACTCCCCCGGGCCGCGGCTCCCGCCTCCTGCGCCCGCTCGGCGACGACGAACTGCACACCCGGCACGTCGGCCGCGCGGGCGGCGTCCCCCTGATGGTCACGGGCGAGTTCGACGAGTCCGACCTCGGAGTGGCCTGCTATCACTCCAAGCTCGGCGCGGTCGAGCTCTACCTCGGCCACCTGCTGGATGGCCCCGGCGAGTACGTCGTGGTCGACATGACGGCAGGCGCGGACGCCTTCGCCTCCGGCCTCTTCACCCGCTTCGACCTCACCTTCCTGGTGGCGGAACCCACCCGCAAGGGCGTCTCGGTCTACCGCCAGTACCGCGACCACGCCCGCGAGTTCGGCATCCGCGTCGCGGTCGTCGGCAACAAGGTGACGTGCGAGGAGGACCTGCTCTTCCTCAAGGAGGAGGTAGGGGACGACCTCCTGACCCACCTGAACCACTCCCCCTGGGTCCGCGCGGCCGAACAGGGCCGCGCACAGGACGACCCGGACCCCCTGGCATCCCTGGAACCGCACAACCGCCACGCCCTCTCCCTCCTCCACGAGGCAGTCGACTCCCACCCCCGCGACTGGGACCGGCTGCACCGGCACGCCGTGGAGTTCCACCTGCGCAATGTCCGGGCGTGGGCGGACGCGCGCACGGGAGAGGATCTGGCGGCGCAGGTGGATCCGGACTTCGTCCCGGGGCCGGCCGCCCTGTCCTGA
- a CDS encoding class I SAM-dependent methyltransferase, producing the protein MTNPATTQQSGAIPTQPGPREVTELADATAAKPGDSVIAWAGDAVVAGAVIPGAGPSGAPGSRPTVKLREADPDDPPRYAPEWLELREPADAAARSHDLLDPLRIRLANLPGKSGVAIHDLGCGTGSMGRWLAPRLDGAQHWVLHDRDPYLLHFAAVASPRSAADGSRVSVETRRGDVARLTPDALKGASLVTASALLDVLTRDEIDTLAAACAGAGCPALLTLSVAGRVELTPSHPLDAEIAQAFNEHQRRDGLLGPDAVTAAAEAFSEHGATVRLHPSPWRLGPEQAALTEQWLRGWVGAAVEQRPELRDRADAYLAERLAACAAGELRATVHHTDLLALCRPAGGAS; encoded by the coding sequence ATGACGAACCCGGCGACGACCCAGCAGAGCGGGGCGATTCCGACGCAGCCCGGACCGAGAGAAGTTACTGAGCTGGCGGACGCCACGGCTGCGAAGCCGGGAGACTCGGTGATCGCGTGGGCGGGTGACGCCGTCGTGGCGGGCGCCGTCATCCCGGGCGCGGGTCCCAGCGGCGCGCCCGGCTCCCGGCCCACCGTGAAGCTGCGCGAGGCCGACCCCGACGATCCGCCCCGCTACGCGCCCGAGTGGCTGGAGCTGCGGGAGCCGGCCGACGCCGCCGCGCGGTCGCACGACCTGCTCGACCCGCTGCGCATCCGGCTCGCCAACCTGCCGGGCAAGTCGGGCGTCGCCATCCACGACCTGGGCTGCGGCACCGGTTCGATGGGCCGCTGGCTCGCCCCCCGCCTGGACGGCGCCCAGCACTGGGTCCTGCACGACCGCGACCCCTATCTGCTGCACTTCGCCGCCGTCGCCTCACCCCGCTCGGCCGCCGACGGCAGCCGGGTCTCGGTGGAGACGCGGCGCGGTGACGTCGCCCGCCTCACGCCGGACGCCCTGAAGGGCGCGTCCCTGGTGACGGCGTCCGCGCTGCTGGACGTCCTCACCCGCGACGAGATCGACACCCTCGCCGCCGCCTGCGCCGGAGCCGGCTGCCCCGCCCTGCTGACCCTGTCCGTCGCCGGGCGCGTCGAACTGACCCCGTCGCACCCGCTGGACGCGGAGATCGCCCAGGCGTTCAACGAACACCAGCGCCGCGACGGCCTGCTCGGCCCGGACGCCGTCACGGCGGCGGCCGAGGCGTTCTCCGAGCACGGCGCGACCGTACGGCTGCACCCGAGCCCCTGGCGGCTCGGCCCCGAGCAGGCCGCGCTCACCGAACAGTGGCTGCGCGGCTGGGTCGGCGCCGCCGTCGAACAACGCCCCGAGCTGCGCGACCGCGCCGACGCCTATCTGGCCGAACGCCTGGCCGCCTGCGCCGCCGGCGAGTTGCGCGCCACCGTCCACCACACCGACCTCCTGGCCCTGTGCCGTCCGGCGGGCGGAGCGTCATGA
- a CDS encoding zinc-dependent alcohol dehydrogenase: MKHTARAFWIDSPGRGGIRDVTLPEPGEDEVLVRALYSGVSRGTETLVFRGGVPASQHTAMRAPFQEGDFPGPVKYGYLSVGVVEEGPEELAGRTVFCLYPHQSRYVVPARAVTPVPDTVPAERAVLAGTVETAVNALWDAAPLVGDRIAVVGGGMVGCSVAALLARFPGVRVQLVDADPSRAAIAKALGVGFATPADAQGECDLVVHASATEQGLARSLELLTAEGTVLELSWYGDRQISLPLGEAFHSRRLVIRSSQVGTVSPARPNRTYADRLAVALDLLADLALDALVTGESAFEELPDVLPRLASGEIPALCHRVRYGENE; this comes from the coding sequence ATGAAGCACACCGCACGGGCGTTCTGGATCGACTCGCCTGGACGAGGCGGCATCCGGGACGTCACCCTGCCGGAACCCGGCGAGGACGAGGTGCTGGTCCGAGCGCTGTACTCCGGCGTGAGCCGCGGCACCGAGACGCTCGTCTTCCGCGGCGGTGTGCCGGCCAGCCAGCACACCGCCATGCGGGCACCCTTCCAGGAGGGCGACTTCCCGGGCCCCGTGAAGTACGGCTACCTCAGCGTCGGCGTGGTGGAGGAAGGGCCCGAGGAGCTGGCCGGGCGCACGGTGTTCTGCCTGTATCCCCACCAGAGCCGGTACGTCGTCCCGGCCCGGGCCGTCACCCCCGTACCGGACACCGTGCCGGCCGAACGGGCCGTGCTCGCCGGGACCGTGGAGACCGCCGTCAACGCCCTGTGGGACGCCGCGCCCCTGGTCGGCGACCGGATCGCGGTGGTCGGCGGCGGCATGGTCGGCTGCTCGGTGGCCGCCCTGCTCGCCCGCTTCCCCGGCGTCCGCGTCCAGCTCGTCGACGCCGACCCGTCCCGCGCCGCCATCGCCAAGGCCCTGGGCGTCGGCTTCGCCACCCCCGCGGATGCCCAGGGCGAGTGCGACCTGGTCGTCCACGCCAGCGCCACCGAGCAGGGCCTCGCCAGGTCCCTGGAACTCCTCACCGCCGAGGGGACCGTGCTCGAACTGAGCTGGTACGGCGACCGGCAGATCAGCCTGCCGCTCGGCGAGGCCTTCCACTCCCGGCGGCTCGTCATCCGCTCCAGCCAGGTCGGCACCGTCTCCCCGGCCCGCCCGAACCGCACCTACGCCGACCGGCTCGCCGTCGCCCTCGACCTGCTCGCCGACCTGGCGCTCGACGCCCTCGTCACCGGCGAATCCGCCTTCGAGGAACTGCCGGACGTGCTGCCGAGGCTCGCCTCGGGCGAGATCCCCGCGCTGTGCCACCGCGTCCGCTACGGCGAGAACGAGTGA